The Echinicola rosea genome has a segment encoding these proteins:
- the creD gene encoding cell envelope integrity protein CreD gives MKNENTYLEKLGAWISNSVSLKLLVITILVLLLLIPSSMIMDLISEREALNEQTKAEVSSKWANSQQVNGPVLTVPLLYEYHDREEVREEIKYLYLLPDQLLVDGKITPETLRRGIYEVVVYKSHLVIAGDFQLQEDFNRNNLKEIQYDKAFLTIGISDLRGIKEELVVNWGGEKLQVKPGSKIPALIHQGISVDLPNLDLMKGQRIPFSFALNLQGSRSMTFVPVGGTTEIRLTSPWSSPSFSGNFLPDQREVTNHGFTANWKVLQLNRNFPQFWVDESQGGNLQAAAFGVDLIFPVDNYQKSMRSAKYAVMTIVVTFLVFFLVEVLNKRKIHPFQYALVGLGLCLFYVLLVSITEHLDFNTAYALATLGVVSMIVLYSLAVFKKKMLSLLLLVALAGAFGFLYVTLQLTDYALLMGSIGLTVMLAMTMYFTRNINWYQLSIGKQEDK, from the coding sequence ATGAAAAATGAAAACACGTATTTGGAAAAATTAGGTGCTTGGATCAGTAATTCCGTCAGTCTAAAATTATTGGTCATCACCATTTTGGTTTTACTGTTGTTGATTCCATCGTCGATGATCATGGATTTAATCTCCGAGCGCGAAGCGCTCAATGAGCAAACCAAGGCTGAAGTGAGCTCAAAATGGGCCAATAGCCAGCAAGTGAACGGTCCGGTGCTGACCGTTCCACTGCTATATGAATATCATGATAGGGAGGAGGTCAGAGAAGAAATAAAGTACCTCTACTTACTCCCCGATCAGCTGTTGGTAGATGGGAAAATCACTCCCGAGACCCTTCGTCGGGGGATTTATGAAGTAGTGGTGTATAAATCCCATTTGGTGATAGCAGGAGACTTCCAGCTTCAAGAGGATTTTAATCGGAATAACCTCAAGGAAATCCAATATGACAAAGCCTTTCTGACCATCGGAATATCCGACCTCAGGGGAATTAAGGAGGAGCTGGTCGTAAATTGGGGCGGTGAGAAGCTGCAAGTGAAGCCTGGATCTAAGATTCCAGCGTTGATCCATCAGGGGATCTCGGTGGATTTGCCTAACCTGGACTTGATGAAAGGTCAGAGGATTCCTTTTTCATTTGCATTGAATTTGCAGGGGAGCCGTAGCATGACATTTGTTCCCGTGGGTGGGACGACCGAAATACGGTTGACGTCACCCTGGTCTTCACCTAGCTTTAGTGGTAATTTTCTACCTGATCAGCGTGAAGTTACCAACCATGGATTTACCGCCAATTGGAAAGTACTGCAGTTGAACCGGAATTTTCCGCAGTTTTGGGTGGATGAATCCCAAGGAGGAAACCTTCAAGCAGCGGCATTTGGTGTGGATTTGATATTTCCTGTGGACAATTACCAAAAGTCAATGCGTTCTGCCAAGTACGCGGTGATGACCATTGTCGTTACTTTTCTGGTTTTCTTTTTGGTAGAAGTGCTCAATAAACGGAAGATTCACCCCTTCCAATACGCTTTGGTCGGCTTAGGACTTTGTTTGTTCTATGTATTGCTAGTATCCATCACGGAGCATTTGGATTTCAATACGGCCTATGCCCTTGCCACTTTGGGCGTTGTGTCCATGATCGTACTGTATTCGCTGGCCGTTTTCAAAAAGAAAATGCTGAGTTTGCTCTTATTGGTAGCGTTAGCGGGGGCTTTTGGGTTTTTATATGTGACCTTACAGTTAACTGATTATGCCCTGCTGATGGGAAGTATTGGCCTGACAGTGATGTTGGCCATGACCATGTATTTTACACGGAATATTAATTGGTATCAATTGAGCATCGGAAAGCAAGAAGATAAGTGA